Proteins encoded in a region of the Balaenoptera ricei isolate mBalRic1 chromosome 19, mBalRic1.hap2, whole genome shotgun sequence genome:
- the FOSB gene encoding protein FosB isoform X1: protein MFQAFPGDYDSGSRCSSSPSAESQYLSSVDSFGSPPTAAASQECAGLGEMPGSFVPTVTAITTSQDLQWLVQPTLISSMAQSQGQPLASQPTAVDPYDMPGTSYSTPGMSGYSSGGASGSGGPSTSGTTSGPGTGPGPRAARARPRRPREETLTPEEEEKRRVRRERNKLAAAKCRNRRRELTDRLQAETDQLEEEKAELESEIAELQKEKERLEFVLVAHKPGCKIPYEEGPGPGPLAEVRDLPGSASTKEDGFSWLLPPPPPPPLPFQTSQDAPPNLTASLFTHSEVQVLGDPFPVVNPSYTSSFVLTCPEVSAFAGAQRTSGSDQPSDPLNSPSLLAL, encoded by the exons ATGTTTCAAGCTTTCCCCGGAGACTACGACTCCGGCTCCCGGTGCAGCTCCTCACCCTCCGCCGAGTCTCAATATCTGTCTTCGGTGGACTCCTTCGGCAGTCCACCCACCGCCGCCGCCTCCCAG GAGTGCGCCGGTCTTGGGGAAATGCCCGGTTCCTTCGTGCCCACGGTCACCGCGATCACAACCAGCCAGGACCTCCAGTGGCTCGTGCAACCTACCCTCATCTCTTCCATGGCCCAGTCCCAGGGGCAGCCACTGGCCTCCCAGCCCACAGCCGTTGACCCCTATGACATGCCAGGAACCAGTTACTCCACGCCGGGCATGAGTGGCTACAGCAGTGGCGGAGCTAGTGGCAGTGGTGGGCCTTCCACCAGCGGAACCACCAGTGGACCTGGGACTGGACCTGGGCCCCGCGCAGCCCGAGCCCGGCCTAGGAGACCCCGAGAGGAGACG CTCActccagaggaggaggagaagagaagggTTCGCCGAGAACGAAACAAACTGGCAGCGGCAAAGTGTAGGAACCGGCGAAGGGAGCTGACTGACCGACTCCAGGCG GAGACAGACCAGCTGGAGGAAGAAAAGGCGGAGCTGGAGTCGGAGATCGCCGAGCTCCAAAAGGAGAAGGAACGTCTGGAGTTTGTGCTGGTGGCCCACAAACCGGGCTGCAAGATCCCCTACGAAGAGGGGCCCGGGCCGGGCCCGCTGGCGGAGGTGAGAGATTTGCCGGGGTCAGCATCCACTAAGGAAGATGGTTTCAGCTGGCTGCTTCCGCCCCCGCCACCACCGCCCCTGCCCTTCCAGACCAGCCAAGACGCACCCCCCAACCTGACAGCTTCTCTCTTTACACACAGTGAAGTTCAAGTCCTCGGCGACCCCTTCCCCGTTGTTAACCCTTCGTACACTTCCTCGTTTGTCCTCACCTGCCCGGAGGTCTCCGCGTTCGCCGGCGCCCAACGCACCAGCGGCAGTGACCAGCCTTCCGACCCCCTGAACTCGCCCTCCCTTCTCGCTCTGTGA
- the FOSB gene encoding protein FosB isoform X2: MFQAFPGDYDSGSRCSSSPSAESQYLSSVDSFGSPPTAAASQECAGLGEMPGSFVPTVTAITTSQDLQWLVQPTLISSMAQSQGQPLASQPTAVDPYDMPGTSYSTPGMSGYSSGGASGSGGPSTSGTTSGPGTGPGPRAARARPRRPREETLTPEEEEKRRVRRERNKLAAAKCRNRRRELTDRLQAETDQLEEEKAELESEIAELQKEKERLEFVLVAHKPGCKIPYEEGPGPGPLAE, from the exons ATGTTTCAAGCTTTCCCCGGAGACTACGACTCCGGCTCCCGGTGCAGCTCCTCACCCTCCGCCGAGTCTCAATATCTGTCTTCGGTGGACTCCTTCGGCAGTCCACCCACCGCCGCCGCCTCCCAG GAGTGCGCCGGTCTTGGGGAAATGCCCGGTTCCTTCGTGCCCACGGTCACCGCGATCACAACCAGCCAGGACCTCCAGTGGCTCGTGCAACCTACCCTCATCTCTTCCATGGCCCAGTCCCAGGGGCAGCCACTGGCCTCCCAGCCCACAGCCGTTGACCCCTATGACATGCCAGGAACCAGTTACTCCACGCCGGGCATGAGTGGCTACAGCAGTGGCGGAGCTAGTGGCAGTGGTGGGCCTTCCACCAGCGGAACCACCAGTGGACCTGGGACTGGACCTGGGCCCCGCGCAGCCCGAGCCCGGCCTAGGAGACCCCGAGAGGAGACG CTCActccagaggaggaggagaagagaagggTTCGCCGAGAACGAAACAAACTGGCAGCGGCAAAGTGTAGGAACCGGCGAAGGGAGCTGACTGACCGACTCCAGGCG GAGACAGACCAGCTGGAGGAAGAAAAGGCGGAGCTGGAGTCGGAGATCGCCGAGCTCCAAAAGGAGAAGGAACGTCTGGAGTTTGTGCTGGTGGCCCACAAACCGGGCTGCAAGATCCCCTACGAAGAGGGGCCCGGGCCGGGCCCGCTGGCGGAG TGA